A genomic segment from Perognathus longimembris pacificus isolate PPM17 chromosome 15, ASM2315922v1, whole genome shotgun sequence encodes:
- the Asxl3 gene encoding putative Polycomb group protein ASXL3 isoform X4, giving the protein MGSDGILRLSNSALNNEFFAYAAQGWKQRLAEGEFTPEMQLRIRQEIEKEKKTEPWKEKFFERFYGEKLGMSREESMKLTSGPSSDGGEGSSTCETTGLSESSILNSMEEQPSKSMKSSASSEPDFSATLCPMVEVPAKDIMAELESEDILIPEESVIQEEIAEEVETSICECQEENHKTIAEFSEESESPTTSYEEAQIAAPEDNLESCVIMNDVLETLPHIEVKIEEKSECPQEEMSVVIDQLEVCDSLIPSTSAVTHVSDTDQKEPETALETSTLKIKPGSPSLESQFPIEGVAVDMELQSDPDEQLSEKACISETSFSSESPEGACTSLPSPSGETQSMSEESCTPVSLETAFCSEVSSTENTDKYNQRNPTDERLHASLMSEISPVSTSPEISEPSLMSNLPLTSEVSPVSNLPLTSDTSQMSDLPLTSEMSSVSSMLLNSETTFVSSLPIPTETSSVSNSSMGERMVHQQRKSPSISEEALSPQKDEISAPDSSPGESLISQQRPLSNTPEPIKIGSSSIAPDVFPSEELHNKTPGQKPCTSHVEIEKPYPPSIPELPPTEMMKVKNHSVLQRTEKKGISSPLELSVFSEETETKGNDLPSVKLQDKQYVPSVDKASFAEGSRNKIHKQGSTQNRLETSHPSKSLEPSKSPDGIRNESRESELSKRKTAEQHSFGICKEKRARIEDDQSSRNLPNSSPAEKEQPPREEPRVPPLKIQLSKIGPPFIIKSQPVSKTESRASTSSSVSGGGRNTGARTLADIKARAQQARAQREAAAAAAVAAAASIVSGAMGSPGEGSKARTLAHIKEQTKAKLFAKHQARAHLFQTSKETRLPPLSSKEGSPNLEITSNPETKMEGSTGVIIVNPNCRSPSNKSTHLREIPTVLQQPLNPAPLPETATDLSLHSSDENVPMSHLSEKIVSSTSSENSSVPILFNKNSVPVSVCSTAMSGTIKEHPFVSPVDKSSVLMSIDSANTTISACNINMLKTIQGTDTSCIAIIPKCIDSASIPATTEGAGLSSSMDDKPMLLASSNPTNLVSSHYTSVPTPSIGNTLPNHLSTSSVLIPPTGISNRFPPEKLSMPGSEEQATVSMGTTVRTTPSCSDSLAATDSLVARPPVAMYTGNMLTINSYDSPPKLSAESADKNSGPQNRADNSGKPQQPPAGFAPAAINRSIPCKVIVDHSTTLTSNLSLTVSIESAEASLDLQSRSVRTEVSIPPLACPQVSVISRPEQVTNESVDHTSTFIGTSTAKQDCKTLPGPCPSLRELPLVVPEKLNETTTPSHSFAEQARNPTTFKSEADTTCNSQYHQGNRICWNEDTMRSTGQPLVGHSGSSKQKEYPEQSCPKAIKTEHASYSLMSELHSRNLITSVTLPVKSEPHEVEKGFRMDTEDFPGPELPPPAAEVAPNGPQTQAMKASTSTPMEEAISLATDTLKRVPSAGSSSCRLSSVEANNPLVTQLLQGNLPLEKVLPQPRLGAKLEINRLPLPLQTTSVGKTAPERNIMEAPSNSPNPDGKGYLAGTLAPLQMRKRENHPKKRVARTVGEHTQVKCEPGKLLVDTDVKGVPCVINPSATPLGHSQPFKQEWINKHPMQSRIVHSPEVKQQKRLLPACSFQQNLFHVDKNGSFHPDAGTSHRQQFYQMPMPTRGPIPTAALLQSSPKTPVGCNAFAFNRHLEQKGLGEVGLSSASHQLRLANMLSPNMPTKEAEDVGGAAHGMPNKALVHPPLPPPPPPPPPPPPPLALPPPPPPPPPLPPPLPNTEGPSDQKQPPVTMETTKRLSWPQSTGICSNIKSEPLSFEEGLSSSCELGMKQVSYDQNEMKEQLKAFALKNADFSSYLLSEPQKPFAQLAAQKMQVPQQQQLCGNYPTIHFGSTSFKRAASAIEKSIGILGSGSSPGTALPGQNAQMPVQNFADSSNIDELELKCSCRLKAMIVCKGCGAFCHDDCIGPSKLCVACLVVR; this is encoded by the exons ATTGGGTATGTCAAGAGAAGAATCTATGAAGCTGACTTCTGGACCAAGCAGTGATGGAGGGGAAGGGAGTTCCACGTGTGAGACCACTGGCCTTTCAGAGTCTTCTATTCTGAACTCCATGGAAGAACAACCATCCAAAAGCATGAAAAGTTCAGCATCCTCAGAGCCCGATTTCTCTGCTACACTTTGTCCTATGGTAGAGGTTCCAGCTAAAGATATCATGGCAGAATTAGAATCAGAAGATATTTTGATCCCTGAGGAATCTGTGATTCAGGAGGAAATTGCAGAAGAGGTAGAGACTAGCATCTGTGAGTGCCAAGAGGAAAATCATAAGACAATAGCAGAGTTTTCTGAGGAATCTGAAAGTCCAACCACATCTTATGAAGAGGCTCAAATAGCAGCTCCTGAAGACAACTTAGAGTCTTGTGTTATAATGAATGATGTTTTAGAAACCTTGCCTCATATTGAAGTTAAGATTGAAGAAAAATCAGAGTGTCCCCAGGAAGAAATGTCAGTTGTTATTGATCAACTGGAAGTCTGTGACTCTCTGATTCCTTCCACTTCAGCTGTTACTCATGTCAGTGACACAGACCAGAAAGAACCAGAAACAGCACTAGAAACCAGTACTCTAAAAATAAAACCAGGGTCACCTTCTCTAGAAAGCCAATTTCCCATTGAAGGAGTTGCTGTAGATATGGAGCTACAGAGTGACCCTGATGAACAGCTTTCTGAAAAGGCTTGTATCTCTGAAACTTCCTTCTCTTCAGAGAGCCCAGAGGGAGCATGTACCAGCCTTCCATCTCCAAGTGGGGAAACCCAATCCATGTCTGAAGAGTCATGTACACCAGTCTCGCTGGAAACAGCATTTTGCTCTGAGGTGTCCAGCACTGAAAATACAGACAAATATAACCAGAGAAATCCCACGGATGAAAGGCTTCATGCATCTTTAATGTCAGAAATATCTCCAGTATCCACTTCACCTGAAATATCAGAACCATCTCTGATGTCCAACTTACCACTAACATCAGAAGTGTCACCAGTATCTAACCTACCTTTAACGTCGGACACATCACAGATGTCTGATTTGCCTTTGACATCAGAAATGTCTTCAGTGTCTTCCATGCTTCTCAACTCTGAGACCACTTTTGTATCCAGTTTGCCAATTCCTACAGAGACTTCCTCAGTTTCTAATTCTTCCATGGGTGAAAGAATGGTGCATCAACAGAGAAAGTCACCTTCCATATCTGAGGAAGCACTTTCCCCACAGAAAGATGAAATTTCTGCTCCTGACAGCTCTCCGGGAGAGAGCCTCATCTCCCAGCAGAGGCCTCTATCCAACACTCCTGAACCCATCAAAATAGGTTCTTCTTCCATTGCTCCAGATGTATTTCCATCTGAAGAATTGCACAATAAAACCCCAGGTCAGAAGCCTTGTACATCTCATGTTGAAATTGAGAAGCCTTACCCTCCGTCAATCCCAGAACTTCCTCCTACAGAAATGATGAAAGTTAAAAATCATAGTGTCCtgcaaagaacagaaaagaaaggaatatccTCACCATTAGAATTGTCAGTCTTTTCTGAAGAGACAGAGACTAAGGGAAATGATCTTCCATCAGTCAAGTTACAGGACAAGCAGTATGTCCCATCTGTTGATAAGGCTTCATTTGCAGAAGGCTCAAGAAATAAAATCCATAAGCAAGGTAGCACACAGAATCGGTTAGAGACTTCACATCCTTCCAAGTCATTGGAACCCTCCAAGTCACCTGATGGGATAAGAAATGAAAGCCGAGAGTCAGAGCTATCCAAGAGGAAAACTGCAGAGCAACATAGCTTTGGAATCTGTAAGGAAAAGAGAGCAAGAATAGAAGATGACCAGTCATCACGGAACCTACCAAACAGCAGCCCAGCTGAGAAAGAACAGCCTCCAAGAGAGGAGCCCAGGGTTCCCCCTCTCAAG ATCCAGCTTTCCAAAATTGGACCACCTTTTATTATCAAGAGCCAACCAGTCTCCAAAACAGAGTCTCGGGCATCCACTAGCTCATCAGTCAGTGGAGGAGGACGGAACACAGGAGCCAGAACCCTTGCCGATATCAAAGCCAGGGCCCAACAAGCTCGGGCCCAGCGTGaagctgctgcagctgctgcagTAGCAGCTGCAGCCAGCATTGTCTCAGGAGCCATGGGAAGCCCAGGAGAAGGCAGTAAAGCAAGAACCCTGGCCCACATCAAAGAGCAGACCAAGGCTAAGCTTTTTGCCAAGCATCAAGCTCGAGCCCATCTCTTCCAGACCTCTAAAGAGACCCGGTTGCCTCCGCTGAGCTCCAAGGAAGGATCTCCAAATTTGGAAATCACTTCTAACCCTGAAACAAAAATGGAAGGTTCCACTGGTGTCATCATTGTCAATCCAAACTGCAGATCTCCTAGCAACAAGTCAACACACCTTCGGGAGATCCCCACTGTATTGCAGCAACCTCTtaacccagctccacttccagaaacTGCCACGGACTTATCTCTACACAGTTCTGATGAAAATGTCCCCATGTCACATTTATCTGAGAAAATTGTTTCATCTACCTCTTCTGAAAATAGTAGTGTGCCcatactttttaataaaaattctgtccctgtgtctgtctgcagCACTGCTATGTCGGGAACAATTAAAGAACATCCTTTTGTGAGTCCTGTTGACAAATCCTCTGTCTTAATGTCCATTGACAGTGCAAACACAACCATTTCTGCTTGTAACATAAACATGTTAAAAACCATCCAGGGAACGGACACTTCATGCATAGCCATTATACCAAAATGTATCGACAGCGCTTCCATTCCAGCCACAACGGAAGGTGCCGGTCTGTCAAGCTCTATGGATGATAAGCCCATGCTTTTAGCAAGCAGCAACCCTACTAACTTAGTTTCCAGTCACTACACCTCTGTGCCAACTCCCTCCATTGGAAATACCTTGCCAAACCATCTCTCCACGAGCTCTGTCCTGATTCCCCCAACAGGAATTAGCAACAGATTCCCTCCTGAGAAGTTATCCATGCCTGGGAGTGAAGAACAAGCTACTGTATCCATGGGGACCACTGTGAGAACCACCCCCAGCTGCAGTGATTCACTGGCAGCTACTGACTCTCTGGTTGCACGTCCACCTGTTGCAATGTATACTGGGAATATGCTAACTATAAACTCTTATGATAGTCCTCCCAAGTTAAGTGCTGAGAGCGCGGACaaaaattcagggcctcaaaacAGGGCAGACAACTCCGGAAAACCTCAGCAGCCACCAGCGGGCTTTGCACCAGCAGCCATAAACAGATCCATACCTTGCAAAGTGATCGTGGACCACAGCACCACGTTGACCTCCAATTTGTCTCTAACTGTCTCCATTGAAAGTGCAGAGGCCAGCTTGGACCTGCAGAGCAGGTCCGTGAGGACGGAAGTATCCATACCACCCTTAGCGTGCCCTCAGGTGTCTGTGATCAGCAGGCCTGAGCAGGTAACAAACGAAAGTGTTGATCACACTTCCACTTTCATTGGTACTTCCACGGCCAAACAAGACTGCAAAACACTGCCGGGCCCCTGCCCAAGTCTCCGAGAATTGCCCCTTGTTGTTCCAGAGAAATTGAATGAGACGACGACTCCTAGCCACAGCTTTGCTGAGCAGGCACGAAACCCTACCACTTTCAAAAGTGAAGCAGACACAACGTGTAACAGTCAGTATCACCAAGGAAACCGGATTTGCTGGAATGAAGATACAATGAGGAGCACAGGACAGCCTCTGGTTGGTCACTCTGGCTCCAGTAAACAGAAAGAATACCCAGAGCAGAGCTGTCCAAAGGCGATCAAAACCGAACATGCAAGCTACTCACTCATGTCAGAACTTCACTCCAGGAATCTCATAACCAGTGTCACTCTTCCTGTGAAATCCGAACCTCATGAAGTGGAAAAGGGTTTCAGAATGGACACGGAAGACTTCCCTGGCCCTGAGCTGCCTCCTCCAGCTGCAGAAGTGGCTCCTAATGGACCACAAACCCAGGCCATGAAGGCCTCCACTTCAACTCCCATGGAAGAGGCGATTTCCTTGGCCACAGACACCCTGAAAAGAGTTCCGAGTGCAGGAAGTTCAAGCTGCCGACTGTCATCCGTGGAGGCCAACAACCCCCTTGTGACACAGTTACTGCAGGGCAACCTGCCTTTGGAAAAAGTGTTGCCACAGCCCAGGCTAGGAGCCAAGCTTGAAATCAACAGGCTTCCTTTGCCCCTCCAAACTACCTCAGTGGGTAAAACAGCACCAGAGAGGAACATCATGGAAGCGCCATCAAACTCTCCAAATCCAGATGGTAAGGGCTACTTGGCAGGGACTCTTGCACCACTCCAAATGAGAAAGCGAGAAAACCATCCCAAAAAGAGAGTGGCCAGGACAGTGGGGGAACACACTCAAGTTAAATGTGAGCCAGGGAAATTACTGGTGGACACCGATGTCAAAGGTGTGCCCTGTGTCATCAACCCCAGTGCCACTCCCCTAGGACACAGCCAGCCATTTAAACAAGAATGGATCAATAAGCACCCCATGCAGAGCAGAATTGTCCACAGCCCCGAGGTCAAACAGCAAAAGCGGCTGCTCCCTGCATGTAGCTTCCAGCAGAACCTATTCCATGTTGACAAAAACGGCAGCTTCCATCCTGATGCTGGTACCTCACACAGGCAACAGTTTTACCAAATGCCCATGCCTACCAGGGGCCCCATTCCCACTGCAGCTCTATTACAGTCCTCTCCCAAAACCCCAGTGGGCTGTAATGCATTTGCCTTCAATAGGCATCTTGAACAAAAGGGACTGGGAGAAGTTGGTCTTTCTTCTGCATCTCACCAGCTAAGGCTAGCCAATATGTTATCACCCAATATGCCCACAAAAGAAGCCGAGGATGTGGGAGGGGCTGCACATGGGATGCCTAACAAAGCCCTAGTGCATCCTCCAttgccaccacccccaccccctccacccccaccccctccacccttgGCCTtgcccccacctcctccacctccacctccactacCTCCACCTCTCCCTAATACTGAAGGCCCATCCGATCAAAAGCAACCACCAGTTACCATGGAAACCACTAAGAGACTTAGCTGGCCACAGTCCACGGGCATATGTAGCAATATAAAATCGGAACCACTTTCTTTTGAGGAAGGTTTAAGCAGCAGCTGTGAACTGGGCATGAAACAAGTTTCCTATGACCAGAATGAAATGAAAGAACAGTTAAAAGCATTTGCGCTAAAAAATGCAGATTTCTCTTCCTATTTGCTTTCTGAGCCACAGAAGCCTTTCGCCCAATTAGCTGCTCAGAAAATGCAGGTGCCACAGCAACAGCAGCTCTGTGGAAATTATCCAACAATACACTTTGGGAGCACGAGCTTCAAAAGGGCAGCGTCTGCAATTGAAAAGTCCATTGGGATTTTGGGGAGTGGCTCCAGTCCTGGCACAGCCCTGCCTGGTCAAAATGCTCAGATGCCCGTTCAGAACTTTGCGGACAGCAGCAACATAGATGAGTTGGAACTGAAATGCTCTTGCCGGCTCAAAGCCATGATCGTGTGCAAAGGCTGTGGGGCCTTCTGCCATGACGACTGCATAGGTCCTTCAAAACTCTGTGTAGCTTGCCTGGTTGTACGGTAA